A DNA window from Pseudomonas sp. B21-056 contains the following coding sequences:
- the surE gene encoding 5'/3'-nucleotidase SurE, protein MRILISNDDGVTAPGLAALYAALADFAECVVIAPDQDKSGASSSLTLDRPLHPCYLDNGFISLNGTPTDCVHLGIHGLLEREPDMVVSGINLGANLGDDVLYSGTVAAALEGRFLEQPSFAFSFVSRQVDNLPTAAYFARKLVEAHGELDLPPRTVLNVNIPNLPLDHIRGIQLTRLGHRARAAKPMHVVDPRGKAGYWIAAAGDAEDGGPGTDFHAVMQGYVSITPLQLDRTFNDAFRSLDGWLEGLR, encoded by the coding sequence ATGCGTATTCTGATTTCTAACGACGACGGGGTGACAGCACCCGGTCTTGCCGCGCTTTATGCTGCGCTGGCGGATTTTGCCGAGTGCGTGGTGATCGCCCCGGACCAGGACAAAAGCGGCGCCAGCAGCTCGCTGACGCTCGACCGTCCGTTGCACCCCTGCTATCTGGATAACGGTTTCATCAGCCTCAACGGCACCCCGACCGATTGCGTGCACCTGGGCATCCACGGGTTGCTGGAGCGTGAGCCGGACATGGTGGTCTCGGGCATCAACCTGGGCGCGAACCTGGGGGATGACGTGCTTTATTCCGGAACGGTCGCCGCCGCCCTGGAAGGTCGCTTCCTGGAGCAACCGTCGTTTGCCTTTTCGTTTGTGTCCCGGCAGGTCGATAACCTGCCCACCGCTGCCTACTTCGCCCGCAAGCTGGTAGAGGCCCATGGCGAGCTGGACCTGCCGCCGCGCACGGTACTGAACGTGAATATTCCGAACCTGCCCCTCGATCACATCCGTGGCATCCAGCTCACGCGCCTGGGCCACCGTGCCCGCGCCGCAAAGCCGATGCACGTGGTCGATCCGCGAGGCAAGGCCGGTTACTGGATCGCCGCCGCCGGTGATGCCGAGGATGGCGGGCCGGGCACCGATTTCCATGCGGTGATGCAGGGTTATGTCTCGATCACCCCGTTGCAGCTCGACCGCACCTTCAACGATGCCTTTCGAAGCCTCGATGGCTGGCTGGAGGGGCTGCGTTGA
- the fghA gene encoding S-formylglutathione hydrolase, translating to MSLENISCQKSFGGWHKRYRHRSEVLGCDMVFAVYLPPQAEQGGKLPVLYWLSGLTCTDENFMQKAGAQRMAAELGLIIVAPDTSPRGADVPGDPDNAWDFGLGAGFYLNATQEPWARHYRMYDYVVQELPSLVEAHFPASDKRSISGHSMGGHGALVCALRNPGRYRSVSAFSPINNPMDCPWGQKAFSRYLGEDRSKWREWDACALIAEADEKLPLLVDQGDRDDFLANQLKPEALQQAAKAAGHPLELRLQPGYDHSYYFIASFIGDHLQHHARALNV from the coding sequence ATGAGTCTTGAAAATATTTCCTGCCAGAAAAGCTTCGGCGGCTGGCACAAGCGTTACCGGCACCGCTCCGAAGTGCTGGGTTGCGACATGGTGTTTGCCGTGTACCTGCCGCCGCAAGCCGAGCAGGGCGGCAAGTTGCCCGTGCTGTACTGGTTGTCCGGGCTGACCTGCACCGACGAGAACTTCATGCAGAAGGCCGGTGCCCAGCGCATGGCCGCCGAGTTGGGGCTGATCATCGTTGCGCCGGACACCAGCCCGCGGGGCGCCGACGTGCCGGGTGATCCGGACAACGCCTGGGACTTCGGCCTGGGCGCGGGGTTTTATCTGAACGCGACGCAGGAACCCTGGGCGCGGCACTATCGGATGTATGACTACGTGGTGCAGGAATTGCCTTCATTGGTTGAAGCGCATTTCCCGGCGTCGGACAAACGCAGCATCAGTGGTCATTCCATGGGCGGCCATGGCGCGCTGGTCTGCGCTTTGCGCAACCCGGGACGTTACCGTTCGGTGTCGGCCTTTTCGCCGATCAACAATCCGATGGATTGCCCATGGGGTCAGAAAGCCTTCTCCCGCTACCTGGGCGAAGACCGCTCGAAATGGCGTGAATGGGATGCCTGTGCGCTGATTGCCGAGGCTGACGAGAAGCTGCCGTTGCTGGTGGACCAGGGCGATCGCGATGATTTCCTGGCCAACCAGCTCAAGCCCGAAGCCTTGCAGCAGGCGGCGAAGGCCGCCGGTCATCCGCTGGAGTTGCGCCTGCAACCGGGCTACGACCACAGCTACTACTTCATCGCCAGTTTCATTGGTGACCATCTGCAACATCATGCACGCGCTCTAAACGTGTAA
- a CDS encoding helix-turn-helix transcriptional regulator translates to MQKRNVSTVLRALLDQHGISPTELHRRTGVPQSTLSRILSGKIVDPSDKHISKIAEYFAVSTDQLRGRADVALAGNSRRDEPHSELKDISLWDDDTPVEEDEVSVPFLREVELAAGSGRFVIEESERSSLRFGKRSLRHNGVQFDQAKCVTVRGNSMLPVLRDGATVGVNAGKCGIGDIVDGDLYAINHNGQLRVKQLYRLPTGIRLRSFNRDEHPDEDYSFQDMQEEQIVILGHVFWWGMYAR, encoded by the coding sequence ATGCAAAAACGCAACGTTTCTACCGTATTAAGAGCATTGCTCGATCAGCACGGGATCTCCCCCACGGAGCTTCACCGGCGTACCGGCGTGCCTCAATCCACCCTCTCGCGGATCCTCAGCGGCAAGATCGTCGATCCTTCGGATAAACACATCTCGAAGATCGCCGAATACTTTGCCGTGAGCACCGACCAGTTGCGCGGGCGCGCCGATGTCGCGCTTGCCGGCAACAGCCGCCGCGACGAGCCGCATTCCGAACTCAAGGACATAAGCCTGTGGGACGACGATACACCTGTCGAAGAAGACGAGGTGTCGGTCCCTTTTCTGCGTGAGGTTGAATTGGCTGCTGGATCAGGAAGATTCGTCATCGAGGAAAGCGAGCGCTCCAGCCTGCGCTTTGGCAAGCGCAGCCTGCGTCATAACGGCGTGCAGTTCGACCAGGCCAAATGCGTGACGGTACGCGGCAACAGCATGTTGCCGGTGCTGCGCGACGGCGCGACGGTTGGGGTGAATGCGGGTAAATGTGGCATTGGCGACATTGTCGATGGCGACCTCTACGCCATCAATCACAACGGGCAACTGCGGGTGAAGCAGCTCTATCGCCTGCCTACCGGGATCCGCCTGCGCAGCTTCAACCGCGATGAACATCCGGACGAAGACTACAGCTTCCAGGACATGCAGGAAGAACAGATCGTCATCCTCGGTCATGTCTTCTGGTGGGGCATGTACGCCCGCTAA
- a CDS encoding protein-L-isoaspartate(D-aspartate) O-methyltransferase has protein sequence MTSQRTRERLIQRLYEEGLSNAQVLEVIRRTPRHLFVDEALAHRAYEDTALPIGHNQTISQPYMVARMSELLLEAGPLDKVLEIGTGSGYQTAVLSQLVERVFSVERIKVLQDRAKERLVELNLRNVVFRWGDGWEGWPALAPYNGIIVTAVATDVPQALLDQLAPGGRLVIPVGSGEVQQLMLIVREEHGFSRHVLGAVRFVPLLNGPLA, from the coding sequence ATGACCTCCCAGCGCACCCGCGAACGACTGATCCAGCGGCTCTACGAAGAAGGCCTGTCCAACGCCCAGGTGCTGGAAGTGATTCGCCGCACGCCTCGGCATTTGTTCGTCGATGAAGCCCTGGCCCATCGCGCCTACGAAGACACGGCATTGCCGATCGGCCACAACCAGACCATTTCCCAGCCTTACATGGTGGCCCGCATGAGCGAGTTGCTGCTGGAGGCGGGGCCGTTGGACAAGGTGCTGGAAATCGGCACCGGTTCGGGCTACCAGACGGCCGTGTTGTCGCAACTGGTGGAGCGGGTGTTTTCCGTAGAGCGGATCAAGGTGTTGCAGGACCGCGCCAAGGAGCGTCTGGTTGAACTGAACCTGCGTAACGTGGTGTTTCGCTGGGGCGATGGCTGGGAAGGCTGGCCGGCGCTGGCACCGTATAACGGCATCATCGTCACGGCGGTGGCTACCGATGTGCCCCAGGCCCTGCTGGATCAACTCGCCCCCGGTGGGCGGCTGGTCATTCCGGTGGGTTCCGGTGAGGTCCAGCAGCTGATGTTGATCGTGCGCGAAGAACACGGCTTCTCACGGCACGTCCTGGGGGCAGTGCGGTTCGTGCCGCTGCTCAACGGGCCATTGGCCTGA
- the mutS gene encoding DNA mismatch repair protein MutS, protein MNDLSSHTPMMQQYWRLKNQHPDQLMFYRMGDFYEIFYEDAKKAAKLLDITLTARGQSAGMAIPMCGIPYHAAEGYLAKLVKLGESVVICEQVGDPATSKGPVERQVVRIITPGTVSDEALLDERRDNLIAAVLGDERLFGLAVLDITSGNFSVLEIKSWENLLAELERVNPVELLIPDDWPKDLPAEKRRGVRRRAPWDFERDSALKSLCQQFSTQDLKGFGCENLTLAIGAAGCLLAYAKETQRTALPHLRSLRHERLDDTVVLDGASRRNLELDTNLAGGRDNTLQSVVDRCQTAMGSRLLTRWLNRPLRDLTVLLARQSSITCLLDRYRFEQLQPQLKEIGDIERILARIGLRNARPRDLARLRDALGALPELQVAMTDLEAPHLQQLARITSTYPDLAALLEKAIIDNPPAVIRDGGVLKTGYDAELDELQALSENAGQFLIDLEAREKARTGLSNLKVGYNRIHGYFIELPSKQAEQAPADYIRRQTLKGAERFITPELKAFEDKALSAKSRALAREKMLYEALLEDLISQLPPLQDTAAALAELDVLSNLAERALTLDLNCPRFVSEPCMRISQGRHPVVEQVLTTPFVANDLSLDDNTRMLVITGPNMGGKSTYMRQTALIVLLAHIGSFVPAASCELSLVDRIFTRIGSSDDLAGGRSTFMVEMSETANILHNATERSLVLMDEVGRGTSTFDGLSLAWAAAERLAHLRAYTLFATHYFELTVLPESQPLVANVHLNATEHNERIVFLHHVLPGPASQSYGLAVAQLAGVPGEVISRAREHLSRLETSSLPHETPRPSKGKPAVPQQSDLFASLPHPVLDELAKLDLDDLTPRRALDLLYALKTRI, encoded by the coding sequence GTGAACGACCTGTCCTCCCATACGCCCATGATGCAGCAGTACTGGCGCCTGAAGAATCAGCACCCCGATCAGCTGATGTTCTATCGCATGGGCGACTTCTACGAGATCTTCTATGAGGATGCGAAGAAGGCCGCCAAGCTGTTGGACATCACCCTGACGGCGCGTGGGCAATCGGCGGGCATGGCGATTCCGATGTGTGGGATTCCTTACCACGCAGCGGAAGGTTACCTGGCGAAACTGGTCAAGCTCGGTGAGTCGGTGGTGATTTGCGAACAGGTCGGTGACCCGGCCACCAGCAAGGGGCCAGTGGAAAGGCAAGTGGTGCGCATCATCACGCCGGGCACTGTCAGCGATGAGGCATTGCTGGATGAGCGTCGGGACAACCTGATCGCCGCAGTGCTGGGGGACGAGCGCCTGTTCGGCCTGGCAGTGCTGGACATCACCAGTGGCAATTTTTCGGTGTTGGAAATCAAGAGTTGGGAAAACCTGCTGGCGGAGCTGGAGCGGGTCAACCCCGTGGAGCTGTTGATTCCCGATGACTGGCCCAAGGACCTGCCGGCAGAAAAACGCCGTGGGGTTCGGCGTCGGGCACCGTGGGATTTCGAGCGCGACTCGGCGCTGAAAAGTCTCTGCCAGCAGTTTTCCACCCAGGATCTCAAGGGCTTCGGCTGCGAAAACCTGACCCTGGCCATCGGCGCGGCCGGCTGTCTGCTGGCCTACGCCAAGGAAACCCAGCGCACCGCCCTGCCCCATTTGCGCAGCCTGCGCCACGAGCGCCTGGATGACACGGTGGTACTGGACGGTGCGAGCCGGCGCAACCTGGAGCTGGACACCAACCTGGCCGGCGGACGCGACAACACCCTGCAATCGGTGGTTGATCGGTGCCAGACCGCCATGGGCAGCCGGTTGCTGACGCGCTGGCTGAACCGTCCCCTGCGGGACCTGACGGTGTTGCTGGCGCGGCAGAGCTCCATTACCTGCCTGCTGGATCGTTATCGCTTCGAGCAGCTGCAACCGCAACTCAAGGAAATCGGCGACATCGAGCGGATCCTGGCGCGGATCGGCCTGCGCAACGCCCGTCCGCGGGATCTGGCGCGCCTGCGCGATGCCCTCGGTGCCCTGCCGGAACTCCAGGTGGCGATGACCGACCTCGAAGCCCCGCACCTGCAACAACTGGCTCGGATCACCAGCACCTACCCGGACCTGGCCGCGTTGCTGGAAAAAGCCATCATCGATAACCCGCCCGCCGTGATCCGTGACGGTGGTGTGCTGAAAACCGGTTATGACGCCGAGCTCGACGAGCTGCAGGCGCTGAGCGAGAACGCCGGTCAGTTCCTGATCGACCTCGAAGCCCGGGAAAAAGCCCGTACCGGCCTGAGTAACCTCAAGGTCGGCTACAACCGCATCCACGGCTACTTCATCGAATTGCCGAGCAAGCAGGCCGAACAGGCGCCGGCCGACTACATCCGCCGCCAGACCCTCAAGGGTGCCGAGCGCTTCATCACTCCGGAACTCAAGGCGTTCGAGGACAAGGCGCTGTCGGCCAAGAGCCGCGCCCTGGCCCGGGAGAAGATGCTCTACGAAGCGCTGCTCGAAGACCTGATCAGCCAACTGCCGCCCTTGCAAGACACCGCTGCCGCCCTGGCGGAACTGGACGTACTGAGCAACCTGGCCGAGCGTGCGCTGACCCTGGACCTCAACTGCCCGCGCTTCGTCAGTGAGCCGTGCATGCGCATCAGCCAGGGTCGCCACCCAGTGGTCGAGCAGGTACTGACCACCCCGTTCGTGGCCAACGACCTGAGCCTGGACGACAACACCCGCATGCTGGTGATCACCGGCCCGAACATGGGCGGTAAATCCACCTACATGCGTCAGACCGCGCTGATTGTGCTGCTGGCCCACATTGGCAGCTTCGTACCGGCGGCGAGTTGCGAACTGTCCTTGGTCGACCGCATATTCACCCGGATCGGCTCCAGCGATGACCTGGCCGGTGGGCGTTCCACATTCATGGTGGAAATGAGCGAAACCGCGAACATCCTGCACAACGCCACCGAACGCAGCCTGGTGCTGATGGACGAAGTCGGACGCGGCACCAGCACCTTCGACGGCCTGTCCCTGGCCTGGGCAGCGGCCGAACGCCTGGCGCACCTGCGGGCCTACACGCTGTTCGCCACCCATTATTTCGAACTGACGGTGTTGCCGGAAAGCCAGCCGCTGGTGGCCAACGTTCACCTCAATGCTACCGAGCACAACGAGCGCATCGTGTTCCTGCACCATGTGCTGCCCGGCCCGGCCAGCCAGAGCTACGGCCTGGCAGTGGCACAGCTGGCGGGGGTGCCGGGCGAGGTGATCAGCCGCGCCCGCGAGCACTTGAGCCGCCTGGAAACCTCCAGTCTGCCCCACGAGACACCACGCCCGAGCAAAGGCAAACCGGCCGTACCGCAGCAAAGCGACCTGTTCGCCAGCCTGCCCCATCCGGTGCTCGATGAACTGGCCAAACTCGACCTGGACGACCTGACACCACGCCGGGCGCTGGATTTACTCTATGCATTGAAGACACGGATCTAA
- a CDS encoding DUF6124 family protein: protein MIKHTPNPPSTDDHISRSQSAKALDEAATRALDYYLKPQTDKETSDTLDTLFIIAPNIDAECLLANLSETLASANAMVSDLAFDLEGSRRHIALGVQQMIELGQLLANRALDVVEPR, encoded by the coding sequence ATGATTAAGCACACTCCGAATCCCCCATCTACAGACGATCATATCTCCCGCTCCCAGTCAGCCAAGGCGCTCGACGAAGCGGCCACCCGGGCCTTGGACTACTACCTCAAGCCACAAACCGACAAAGAAACATCCGACACACTCGACACCCTTTTCATCATCGCCCCTAACATCGATGCCGAATGCCTGCTCGCCAACCTCAGTGAAACCCTCGCCTCGGCCAATGCCATGGTCAGTGACCTGGCGTTCGATCTGGAAGGCTCGCGGCGGCATATCGCGCTAGGGGTCCAACAAATGATCGAACTGGGCCAACTGCTGGCGAACCGGGCGTTGGATGTGGTTGAGCCGAGGTAA
- the rpoS gene encoding RNA polymerase sigma factor RpoS, with product MALSKEVPEFDIDDEVLLMETGIAMDSMSNDEGASPPSVRAKSRHSASLKQHKYIDYTRALDATQLYLNEIGFSPLLSPEEEVHFARLSQSGDPAGRKRMIESNLRLVVKIARRYVNRGLSLLDLIEEGNLGLIRAVEKFDPERGFRFSTYATWWIRQTIERAIMNQTRTIRLPIHVVKELNVYLRAARELTQKLDHEPSPEEIANLLEKPVGEVKRMLGLNERVSSVDVSLGPDSDKTLLDTLTDERPTDPCELLQDDDLSQSIDQWLSELTDKQREVVIRRFGLRGHESSTLEDVGLEIGLTRERVRQIQVEGLKRLREILEKNGLSSESLFQ from the coding sequence ATGGCTCTCAGTAAAGAAGTGCCGGAGTTTGACATCGACGATGAGGTTCTCCTGATGGAGACCGGCATCGCTATGGATTCGATGTCGAATGATGAGGGAGCGTCTCCTCCTTCCGTTCGTGCCAAATCCAGACACTCCGCTTCACTTAAACAACATAAGTACATCGATTACACCCGGGCGCTGGACGCCACTCAGCTGTACCTCAACGAAATCGGTTTCTCGCCACTGCTCTCCCCCGAGGAAGAAGTCCATTTTGCGCGTCTGTCGCAAAGCGGCGACCCGGCCGGTCGAAAACGCATGATTGAAAGCAACCTGCGCCTGGTGGTGAAAATCGCCCGACGCTACGTCAATCGTGGGCTTTCGCTGCTGGACCTGATCGAAGAGGGCAACCTGGGGCTGATTCGCGCCGTCGAGAAATTCGACCCCGAGCGAGGTTTCCGCTTCTCGACCTACGCCACGTGGTGGATCCGCCAGACCATCGAACGGGCGATCATGAATCAGACCCGCACCATCCGGTTGCCGATTCATGTGGTCAAGGAGCTTAACGTCTACCTGCGGGCCGCCCGCGAGCTGACCCAGAAGCTCGACCATGAGCCTTCCCCCGAAGAGATCGCCAACCTGCTGGAAAAACCGGTAGGCGAGGTCAAGCGCATGCTTGGGCTCAATGAGCGGGTTTCCTCGGTGGACGTCTCCCTGGGGCCGGACTCGGACAAGACCCTGCTGGACACTCTCACTGACGAGCGACCTACGGACCCTTGCGAACTGCTTCAGGATGACGACTTGTCCCAGAGCATCGACCAATGGCTTTCGGAGTTGACGGACAAGCAGCGGGAAGTGGTGATCCGCCGCTTTGGCCTGCGTGGCCATGAAAGCAGCACCCTGGAGGACGTAGGCCTGGAAATCGGTTTGACCCGCGAGCGGGTGAGGCAGATTCAGGTCGAGGGCCTCAAGCGTCTGCGCGAGATCCTGGAGAAGAATGGCCTGTCGAGCGAGTCGCTGTTCCAGTAA
- a CDS encoding peptidoglycan DD-metalloendopeptidase family protein codes for MSLTVIAQRMGITSFQRLVTGLVLSTLLVGCSSTPSGNVRVVDRNNAAPQRPTVTTGQYVVRRGDTLFSIAFRYGWDYKSLAARNNIPAPYTIHPGQTIRFDGRSGSTPTAVVTQSDSTPSSSSKTTVIRRPSGVATATVPSVANKPAPAPMPAAGPAPTGWGWPSNGVLIGKFSSNGSLNKGIDIAGDLGQPVLAASDGTVVYAGSGLRGYGELVIIKHSDTYVSAYGHNRRLLVREGQQVKVGQTIAEMGSTGTDRVKLHFEIRRQGKPVDPLQFLPRR; via the coding sequence GTGAGTCTCACAGTCATTGCGCAGCGTATGGGTATCACGAGCTTTCAGCGCCTGGTGACTGGCCTTGTCTTGAGCACCTTGCTGGTCGGTTGTTCCAGTACACCGTCGGGTAATGTCCGGGTTGTCGATCGCAACAATGCTGCACCGCAACGTCCTACAGTAACGACCGGCCAGTATGTAGTCCGTCGCGGCGATACGCTATTTTCCATCGCTTTTCGCTATGGTTGGGACTACAAGTCCCTCGCAGCACGGAACAACATTCCTGCGCCTTATACGATTCATCCAGGTCAGACGATTCGCTTCGACGGGCGCAGCGGTTCAACGCCTACCGCGGTCGTCACGCAGTCGGATTCGACGCCTTCATCGTCGAGTAAAACCACGGTCATTCGCCGGCCCAGCGGGGTTGCGACGGCGACAGTACCGTCCGTCGCGAACAAACCGGCCCCTGCTCCCATGCCTGCGGCAGGCCCCGCCCCGACTGGCTGGGGATGGCCTTCTAATGGCGTTCTCATTGGAAAATTCTCTTCAAACGGTAGTTTGAATAAAGGAATTGATATCGCCGGGGATTTGGGACAGCCTGTTTTAGCCGCGTCTGATGGCACGGTTGTGTACGCCGGGAGTGGTTTGAGGGGCTACGGCGAACTCGTGATCATCAAACACAGCGATACCTACGTCAGTGCCTACGGTCACAACCGCAGGCTGTTGGTTCGGGAGGGGCAGCAGGTCAAGGTCGGACAGACAATTGCCGAAATGGGGTCAACGGGTACAGACCGGGTGAAACTGCACTTTGAGATTCGCCGACAAGGTAAACCGGTAGATCCACTGCAATTCCTGCCACGTCGTTGA
- the ispF gene encoding 2-C-methyl-D-erythritol 2,4-cyclodiphosphate synthase: MRIGHGYDVHRFTEGDFITLGGVRIAHGFGLLAHSDGDVLLHALSDALLGAAALGDIGKHFPDTDPQFKGVDSRVLLRHVVSLIHAKGWKVGNVDNTIVAQAPKMAPHIEAMRQLIAEDLQVELDQVNVKATTTEKLGFVGREEGIAVHSVALLLRP, encoded by the coding sequence ATGCGTATTGGCCACGGCTACGATGTTCACCGTTTCACTGAAGGCGATTTCATTACGCTGGGCGGCGTGCGTATCGCACACGGCTTCGGCTTGCTCGCGCATTCTGACGGTGATGTCCTGCTGCACGCCCTGAGCGATGCATTGCTCGGTGCGGCGGCCCTGGGCGATATCGGCAAGCACTTCCCCGACACCGATCCGCAGTTCAAGGGCGTCGACAGCCGTGTGCTGTTACGCCATGTGGTTTCGCTGATCCACGCCAAGGGCTGGAAAGTCGGCAATGTCGATAACACCATTGTCGCCCAGGCGCCGAAAATGGCGCCGCACATCGAGGCCATGCGTCAATTGATTGCCGAGGATCTTCAAGTTGAGCTGGACCAGGTGAACGTGAAAGCCACCACCACCGAAAAGCTGGGTTTTGTCGGCCGCGAAGAAGGCATTGCCGTCCATTCCGTTGCCTTGTTGCTGCGCCCATGA
- the truD gene encoding tRNA pseudouridine(13) synthase TruD, whose product MTELELLGPRAYGESLGSAVLKATAEDFQVDEVLDIPLTGDGEHLWIWVEKRGLNTEEAARRIAKAAGVPLRTVSYAGLKDRQALTRQWFSVQLPGKADPDLSAAENDTLKILKTGRHKRKLQRGAHSANGFTLRLTQFKGDPAAIDARLQQIIQQGIPNYFGAQRFGHDGGNVVDARGWAARKALPEQRNVRSRLLSAARSFLFNQVLAARVADGTWQQAQVGDLLAFTDSRSFFPAGEAECSDPRLAILDLHPTGPQWGAGPSPAAGATHDLEQAVAEGEADLRDWLINAGMNHERRILRLPIGGLSWHYPSPDILQLEFVLPAGCFATVLVRELVDLVPVGQTDSPCVF is encoded by the coding sequence ATGACCGAACTGGAATTGTTGGGGCCGCGTGCCTATGGCGAGTCGCTGGGCAGTGCGGTGCTCAAGGCCACCGCTGAAGATTTCCAGGTCGATGAAGTGCTCGACATCCCGTTGACCGGCGATGGCGAGCATCTATGGATCTGGGTCGAAAAGCGCGGCTTGAACACCGAGGAGGCGGCCCGGCGAATTGCCAAGGCCGCCGGCGTGCCGTTGCGCACCGTCAGCTACGCCGGGCTCAAGGATCGTCAGGCCCTGACCCGGCAATGGTTCAGCGTCCAATTGCCGGGCAAGGCCGATCCGGACTTGTCGGCGGCAGAGAACGACACGCTGAAGATCCTCAAGACCGGTCGGCACAAGCGCAAGCTGCAACGTGGCGCGCACTCGGCCAATGGCTTCACCTTGCGCCTGACCCAATTCAAGGGTGATCCGGCGGCTATCGACGCGCGCCTGCAACAGATCATCCAGCAGGGCATTCCCAACTATTTCGGCGCCCAGCGCTTTGGTCATGACGGCGGCAATGTCGTTGATGCTCGTGGGTGGGCTGCACGCAAGGCCTTGCCGGAGCAGCGCAATGTGCGCTCGCGGCTGTTGTCGGCGGCCCGTAGTTTTCTGTTCAACCAGGTATTGGCGGCACGGGTCGCCGACGGGACCTGGCAGCAGGCGCAGGTGGGTGACTTGCTGGCCTTCACCGACAGCCGCAGCTTTTTCCCAGCCGGCGAAGCTGAATGCAGCGATCCGCGCCTGGCGATTCTCGATCTGCATCCGACCGGGCCGCAGTGGGGGGCGGGGCCTTCGCCTGCCGCCGGTGCGACCCATGACCTTGAGCAGGCCGTCGCCGAAGGCGAAGCCGACCTGCGGGACTGGTTGATAAACGCGGGGATGAATCACGAACGTCGCATCCTGCGACTGCCCATTGGCGGGCTGTCGTGGCATTATCCCTCGCCTGACATTCTGCAACTGGAATTCGTCCTGCCGGCCGGATGTTTCGCCACTGTCTTGGTGCGCGAACTCGTCGATCTGGTGCCGGTGGGGCAGACGGACAGCCCATGCGTATTCTGA
- the fdxA gene encoding ferredoxin FdxA, whose protein sequence is MTFVVTDNCIKCKYTDCVEVCPVDCFYEGPNFLVIHPDECIDCALCEPECPANAIFSEDEVPSGMENFIELNAELADIWPNITEKKDALPDAEEWDGKPGKIADLER, encoded by the coding sequence ATGACCTTCGTCGTCACCGACAACTGCATCAAGTGCAAGTACACCGACTGCGTAGAAGTCTGTCCGGTGGACTGCTTCTACGAAGGGCCGAATTTCCTGGTCATTCACCCGGACGAGTGCATCGACTGCGCCCTGTGTGAACCGGAATGCCCGGCAAACGCCATTTTCTCGGAAGACGAAGTGCCGTCCGGCATGGAGAACTTCATCGAGCTGAACGCCGAGCTGGCGGACATCTGGCCGAACATCACCGAGAAGAAAGATGCGCTGCCGGACGCCGAAGAGTGGGATGGCAAGCCAGGCAAGATCGCAGACCTCGAACGCTGA
- a CDS encoding zeta toxin family protein, whose translation MAPADHAISEDALRFARSNKKAIAKRLTDKVLYPPEEAPVSVFMAGSPGAGKTEASIALVNLFADAAILRIDADELRSEFPAYTGANSWLFQGAVSILVDKILDLALDQRQSFILDGTFSNIDVARRNVDRSLKKGRFVQILYVYQSPVLAWGFVNAREAAEGRRIRKEHFIRQYFAARDVVNALKLEYQGDVHVDLLLKHIDNSGRLYKAGVDKIDYHIPEQHTRADLEAMLEPPSGGHL comes from the coding sequence ATGGCACCAGCAGACCACGCCATTAGCGAAGACGCATTGCGCTTCGCTCGGTCCAATAAAAAAGCAATCGCAAAGCGACTCACGGATAAGGTGCTTTATCCACCGGAAGAAGCGCCAGTATCAGTTTTCATGGCAGGTTCCCCAGGAGCAGGTAAAACCGAGGCCTCGATAGCTCTGGTGAATCTATTTGCAGATGCAGCCATCCTGCGCATAGACGCTGATGAGTTACGAAGCGAATTTCCCGCCTACACCGGCGCAAATTCCTGGCTTTTTCAAGGCGCTGTATCGATTTTGGTCGATAAAATTTTGGATCTTGCGTTGGATCAAAGGCAGTCCTTCATCCTTGATGGAACGTTTTCCAACATAGACGTAGCAAGAAGGAACGTAGATCGCTCCTTGAAAAAAGGACGATTCGTACAGATTTTGTATGTATATCAATCGCCGGTGCTCGCTTGGGGATTCGTTAACGCTCGCGAGGCAGCCGAGGGTAGGAGGATCCGTAAAGAACATTTCATCAGGCAATACTTCGCCGCGCGTGACGTAGTGAACGCGCTTAAGCTAGAGTACCAAGGTGACGTTCATGTGGATCTACTGCTCAAACATATCGACAATTCGGGACGACTTTACAAAGCTGGTGTCGATAAAATTGACTACCATATCCCTGAGCAACATACGCGGGCCGATCTAGAGGCCATGCTCGAACCACCATCAGGAGGGCACCTATGA